The proteins below come from a single Blattabacterium cuenoti genomic window:
- the secG gene encoding preprotein translocase subunit SecG has protein sequence MDYRFINFNQHIFKINDLYRLYIINFISFIIVIISIFFILIILIQNPKKESINQSFMEKNFRFFGIKRTNTFLDNITWLLSITILVLILIFNFLLKKINY, from the coding sequence ATGGATTATAGATTTATAAATTTCAACCAACATATTTTTAAAATAAACGATTTATATCGATTATATATTATAAATTTTATTAGTTTTATTATTGTAATAATTTCTATTTTTTTTATATTAATAATCTTAATACAAAACCCGAAAAAGGAAAGTATTAATCAGTCTTTCATGGAAAAAAATTTTAGATTTTTTGGAATCAAAAGAACTAATACATTTTTAGATAACATAACATGGTTATTATCTATAACTATATTAGTTCTTATTTTAATTTTTAATTTTTTATTAAAAAAAATTAATTATTAA
- a CDS encoding co-chaperone GroES produces the protein MVEVKIKPLSDRVLVLPDPAETKTSSGIIIPDTAKEKPQKGTVIAIGKGKKNEPMNLKKGDRVLYGKYSGTELKWEGEEYLIMRESDIIAII, from the coding sequence ATGGTGGAAGTAAAAATTAAACCTTTATCCGATCGTGTTCTTGTGTTACCTGATCCGGCTGAAACTAAAACATCATCTGGAATAATAATACCAGATACAGCAAAAGAAAAACCACAAAAAGGAACAGTAATAGCAATAGGAAAAGGAAAAAAGAACGAACCTATGAATTTAAAAAAAGGTGATAGAGTTTTATATGGAAAATATTCTGGAACAGAATTAAAATGGGAAGGAGAAGAATATTTAATAATGCGTGAATCTGACATTATAGCTATTATATAA
- the groL gene encoding chaperonin GroEL (60 kDa chaperone family; promotes refolding of misfolded polypeptides especially under stressful conditions; forms two stacked rings of heptamers to form a barrel-shaped 14mer; ends can be capped by GroES; misfolded proteins enter the barrel where they are refolded when GroES binds), which yields MAKDIKFDIEARDKLKKGVDALANAVKVTLGPKGRNVVLQKSFGGPQVTKDGVTVAKEIELDDSIENLGAQMVKEVASKTNDVAGDGTTTATVLAQAIVREGLKNVAAGANPMDLKRGIDKALGGVIRDLRKQSREVGGNTEKIKQVASISANNDEKTGALIADAFERVGREGVITVEEAKGTDTSVDVVEGMQFDRGYQSPYFVTNTEKMITEFDQPQILLSDKKIAGMKDLLPILEPVAQSGKPLLIISEEVEGEALATLVVNKIRGTLKVAAIKAPGFGDRRKAMLEDIAILTGGTVISEETGSKLEDVKLDMLGKAERVIIDKDNTTIVNGGGRKKEIRSRIDQIKAQIETTTSDYDKEKLQERLAKLAGGVAVLYVGAASEVEMKEKKDRVDDALNATRAAVEEGIVAGGGVALVRAIKALNNIRGDNSDQDTGIQIVRRSLEEPLRQIVANAGGEGSVVVAKVAEGKGDYGYDAKNGEYKNMISEGIIDPTKVARVALENAASVSGMLLTTECVVTEVKKEEANAAPPMPGGAGGGMGGMM from the coding sequence ATGGCAAAAGATATTAAATTCGATATTGAAGCAAGAGATAAATTAAAAAAAGGAGTTGATGCACTAGCTAACGCGGTAAAGGTAACATTAGGACCAAAAGGTCGTAATGTTGTATTACAAAAATCATTTGGGGGACCTCAAGTAACTAAAGATGGAGTTACTGTAGCTAAAGAAATTGAGCTAGATGATTCTATAGAAAACTTAGGAGCTCAAATGGTAAAAGAAGTAGCTTCAAAAACTAATGATGTTGCTGGTGATGGAACCACTACCGCTACTGTATTAGCTCAAGCTATTGTTAGAGAAGGACTAAAAAATGTTGCTGCTGGTGCTAATCCAATGGATTTAAAAAGAGGAATAGATAAAGCTTTAGGTGGTGTAATTCGTGATTTACGAAAACAATCTAGAGAAGTAGGTGGTAATACAGAAAAAATTAAACAAGTTGCATCTATTTCTGCAAATAATGATGAAAAAACTGGAGCTTTAATAGCTGATGCTTTTGAAAGAGTTGGTAGAGAAGGAGTAATTACAGTAGAAGAAGCTAAAGGAACTGATACATCAGTTGATGTAGTAGAAGGAATGCAATTTGATAGAGGATATCAATCCCCTTATTTCGTAACAAATACGGAAAAAATGATAACAGAATTTGATCAACCTCAAATTTTATTATCAGATAAAAAAATAGCTGGTATGAAAGATTTACTACCTATATTAGAACCTGTTGCTCAATCAGGTAAGCCATTGCTTATTATTTCTGAAGAAGTTGAAGGTGAAGCATTGGCTACATTGGTAGTAAATAAAATAAGAGGTACACTAAAAGTAGCTGCTATTAAGGCTCCTGGATTTGGAGATAGAAGAAAAGCTATGTTAGAAGATATAGCAATTTTAACTGGAGGAACAGTAATTTCTGAAGAAACAGGAAGTAAATTAGAAGATGTCAAATTAGACATGTTAGGAAAAGCAGAAAGAGTAATTATAGATAAGGATAATACTACTATTGTTAATGGAGGTGGAAGAAAAAAAGAAATTAGATCACGTATAGATCAAATAAAAGCTCAAATCGAAACTACAACATCAGATTATGATAAAGAAAAATTACAAGAACGTCTTGCAAAATTAGCTGGTGGAGTAGCTGTTCTTTATGTAGGTGCTGCATCTGAAGTAGAAATGAAAGAGAAAAAAGATAGAGTTGATGATGCATTAAATGCTACTAGAGCTGCCGTTGAAGAAGGAATTGTTGCTGGAGGAGGTGTAGCTTTAGTTCGTGCAATAAAAGCTTTAAACAATATAAGAGGCGATAATTCAGATCAAGATACTGGAATACAAATAGTAAGAAGATCATTAGAAGAACCTTTACGTCAAATAGTTGCTAATGCAGGAGGAGAAGGTTCCGTTGTAGTAGCAAAAGTTGCAGAGGGTAAAGGAGATTATGGTTATGATGCTAAAAATGGAGAATATAAAAATATGATATCTGAAGGTATAATAGATCCAACAAAAGTAGCTAGAGTCGCATTAGAAAATGCTGCTTCAGTTTCAGGAATGTTATTAACTACAGAATGTGTTGTTACAGAAGTAAAAAAAGAAGAAGCTAATGCAGCACCTCCAATGCCAGGTGGTGCAGGTGGTGGAATGGGTGGAATGATGTAA
- a CDS encoding KdsC family phosphatase, which produces MRRKYIDLMKDINTFIFDVDGVLTNCVLSLFPNGEMVRHMFAKDGYAIQIANNKGYNLCVITGGSDLMVFKRLRKLNIRHIYQGVINKKNYLDKYCNNINISKNNVLYMGDDMPDIEIMKEVALPCSPIDAVQEVKDISKYISSKKGGRGCVRDVIEKTMKIQGKWE; this is translated from the coding sequence ATGAGGAGAAAATATATAGATCTAATGAAAGATATTAATACTTTTATATTTGATGTGGATGGAGTATTAACAAATTGTGTGCTTAGTTTATTTCCTAATGGAGAAATGGTCCGTCATATGTTTGCTAAAGATGGTTATGCTATTCAAATAGCTAATAATAAAGGATATAATTTATGTGTTATTACTGGAGGATCAGATTTAATGGTATTTAAAAGATTAAGAAAATTAAATATTCGTCATATTTATCAGGGAGTAATTAACAAAAAAAATTATTTGGATAAATATTGTAATAATATAAATATTTCCAAAAATAATGTGCTTTATATGGGGGATGATATGCCTGATATTGAAATAATGAAGGAAGTAGCCTTACCATGTTCACCAATAGATGCAGTACAAGAAGTGAAAGATATATCTAAGTATATATCCTCAAAAAAAGGTGGCCGCGGTTGTGTTAGAGATGTTATTGAAAAAACAATGAAAATTCAAGGAAAATGGGAATAA
- a CDS encoding ABC transporter ATP-binding protein has product MNDLLTFSEKYCKKYKSRLFFGLILIFISNILTVIPIPYIGKSINSIKNLFLDLSNNKNIALFKKEIFFNAVIILIVPIIGGFVKYYMRQFIITTSRMIEFDIKNDIFLHYQKLDLYFYNKNSTGDLMNRLTEDISFIRQYIGPGMMYFINLSILFFIVFIQMFRINKSLTFYVLSPIPILFILIYWISINISKNGKCVQKMQSYISSFVQETFSGIQIVKSFSAELLFSNKHKKIVLDYKNKNVILAKFETVLSSIIIFFIGLSHVFVLFFGSKKYFEGDIKEIGVIVEFFTYINILIFPIIILGWVITIIERAKISNNRINEFLREKSKMYNIGNGILTKIKFVKKIQFNNVSFNYGNSTNIINNISFILNGGNTLVLTGKTGSGKTTVAKLLSRLYDPNDGEILMNDTPIVNYNLYDYRSNIGYVPQESFIFSDSIYNNVTLGAYKRIHYNSIYRIMKNVMMEEDIFDFNNGYDTIIGGKGINLSGGQKQKICIARAIIRNPKIIIFDDSFSAMDNKTKITIMNFIQKEFYKSIIIIITNDMNYISDYNLLIELDNGKIFKNLKK; this is encoded by the coding sequence ATGAATGATTTACTAACTTTTAGCGAAAAGTATTGTAAAAAATATAAATCACGTTTATTTTTTGGATTAATATTAATTTTTATTTCAAATATTTTAACTGTTATCCCAATTCCTTATATAGGAAAATCTATCAATTCAATTAAAAATTTATTTTTAGATTTATCAAATAATAAAAATATTGCTTTATTTAAAAAAGAAATTTTTTTTAATGCTGTTATAATATTAATAGTTCCTATTATAGGAGGATTTGTAAAATATTATATGAGGCAGTTTATTATTACTACATCTAGAATGATTGAATTTGATATTAAAAATGATATATTTTTACATTATCAAAAGTTAGATTTGTATTTTTATAATAAAAATTCTACTGGAGATTTAATGAATAGGTTGACAGAAGATATTTCTTTTATAAGACAATATATAGGACCTGGAATGATGTATTTTATAAATTTATCCATTCTTTTTTTTATTGTTTTTATACAAATGTTTCGAATAAATAAATCTTTAACTTTTTATGTTCTTTCTCCTATTCCTATTCTTTTTATTTTAATTTATTGGATAAGTATTAATATTTCTAAAAATGGAAAATGTGTGCAAAAAATGCAGTCTTATATATCTTCTTTTGTTCAGGAAACATTTTCAGGAATTCAAATTGTAAAATCCTTTTCAGCAGAACTTTTATTTTCTAATAAACATAAAAAAATTGTATTAGATTATAAAAATAAAAATGTTATTTTAGCAAAATTTGAAACAGTTTTATCTTCTATAATAATTTTTTTTATTGGTCTTAGTCATGTTTTTGTACTTTTTTTTGGTAGTAAAAAGTATTTTGAAGGAGATATAAAAGAAATAGGTGTCATTGTTGAATTTTTTACTTATATAAATATATTAATATTTCCTATTATTATATTGGGTTGGGTAATTACTATAATAGAAAGAGCAAAAATTTCAAATAATAGAATAAATGAATTTTTAAGAGAAAAATCAAAAATGTATAATATTGGAAATGGAATATTAACAAAAATAAAATTTGTTAAAAAGATTCAATTTAATAATGTTAGTTTTAATTATGGTAATAGTACTAATATAATTAATAATATATCATTTATTTTAAATGGGGGTAATACATTAGTATTAACAGGAAAAACAGGGTCCGGAAAAACAACTGTAGCAAAATTATTATCTAGATTATATGATCCAAATGATGGAGAAATATTGATGAATGATACACCTATTGTTAATTATAATTTATATGATTATAGGAGTAATATTGGCTATGTTCCTCAAGAATCTTTTATATTTTCAGATTCTATTTATAATAATGTTACATTAGGAGCGTATAAAAGAATACATTATAATAGTATTTATCGTATTATGAAAAATGTTATGATGGAAGAAGATATTTTTGATTTTAATAATGGTTACGATACTATTATAGGTGGAAAAGGTATTAATTTATCTGGTGGACAAAAACAAAAAATATGTATAGCAAGAGCTATTATAAGAAATCCAAAAATAATAATCTTTGATGATAGTTTTTCCGCAATGGATAATAAAACTAAAATAACAATTATGAATTTTATTCAAAAAGAATTTTATAAAAGTATTATTATTATTATTACTAATGATATGAATTATATATCTGATTATAATTTACTTATAGAATTGGATAATGGAAAAATTTTTAAAAATTTAAAAAAATAA
- the nusB gene encoding transcription antitermination factor NusB produces the protein MSIRRQFRIKVLQFLYAQYLSNIDFYQIEKNLLKSIEELNNLYLSLLCLTLTIRDNILILEKKIPYKKLNFAKNFAHNFIIKTLYKNKYLLELHNSSKNIWKNNNIIVFYFIKKMNKLPLKENFNSIKDEKLFFIKNYQNLFSSNIKLLDFVEEFYSNGLENYSIAHNIVYKTFLLINSQNSDKFKLYNFYEDIENKKFIINLYWNTILHKKELNIIIKRTSKNWNIKRIAIIELIILQMATCEFLYFPNIPPKATINEYIEISKIFCMEKSKNFINGILDNIYKSLEKQKKSNNYV, from the coding sequence ATGTCAATAAGAAGACAATTTAGAATAAAAGTATTACAATTCTTATATGCACAATATTTATCTAATATAGATTTCTATCAAATAGAAAAAAATCTGCTGAAAAGTATTGAAGAATTAAATAATCTATATTTATCTCTTCTTTGTTTAACATTAACCATTAGAGATAATATATTAATTCTAGAAAAAAAAATTCCTTATAAAAAACTAAATTTTGCAAAAAATTTTGCTCATAACTTTATTATAAAAACTTTATACAAAAATAAATATTTATTAGAATTACATAATTCTTCCAAAAATATATGGAAAAACAATAATATAATCGTTTTTTATTTCATAAAAAAAATGAATAAATTACCATTAAAAGAAAATTTTAATTCTATTAAAGATGAAAAACTTTTTTTTATAAAAAATTATCAAAACTTATTTTCATCTAACATAAAATTATTAGATTTTGTAGAAGAATTTTATTCTAATGGATTAGAAAATTATTCTATTGCTCATAATATAGTTTATAAAACTTTTCTTCTTATAAATAGTCAAAATTCTGATAAATTTAAATTATATAATTTCTATGAAGATATTGAAAATAAAAAATTTATTATTAATTTATATTGGAATACCATTCTACATAAAAAAGAATTGAATATAATAATAAAACGTACATCAAAAAACTGGAATATTAAAAGAATAGCAATTATAGAATTAATTATATTACAAATGGCTACTTGTGAATTTTTATATTTTCCTAATATTCCTCCTAAAGCTACAATTAATGAGTATATAGAAATATCGAAAATATTTTGTATGGAGAAAAGTAAAAATTTTATTAATGGGATATTAGATAATATCTATAAATCTTTAGAAAAACAAAAAAAATCTAATAATTATGTATAA
- the yajC gene encoding preprotein translocase subunit YajC, translating into MYNKLLFQQNSVLNTICMFSLISIIFYFFMIRPQIQRQKKERNFQENLEKGKYIVTNSGIHGKIIEITKNFCILETVLGKIKLEKSTISKELTQLRYNNIYKKEYEK; encoded by the coding sequence ATGTATAACAAATTATTATTTCAACAGAATTCTGTTCTTAATACAATCTGTATGTTTTCATTAATTTCTATTATATTTTATTTTTTCATGATTAGACCGCAAATACAAAGACAAAAAAAAGAAAGAAATTTTCAAGAAAATTTAGAAAAAGGAAAATATATAGTAACAAATTCAGGAATACACGGAAAAATTATAGAAATAACAAAAAATTTTTGTATTCTAGAAACTGTATTGGGAAAAATAAAACTTGAAAAAAGTACAATATCTAAAGAATTAACACAACTTAGATATAATAATATTTATAAAAAAGAATATGAAAAATAA
- the coaE gene encoding dephospho-CoA kinase (Dephospho-CoA kinase (CoaE) performs the final step in coenzyme A biosynthesis.) encodes MKLIGITGNMGTGKTLFSSFLKKTGIPVYCSDDRGKILMNNQNVIKKNIIRSFGKESYKKNKLNNFFLSKKVFSNPPALKLLCSIVHPWINLDFEKWKKNVSINNPLYIIKESAILFESGFYKKCDIIITLTSSLNKKLERIINRNKLSEEDIINRLNNQKKFLKKEKIKESINNIVINNNSSKNELQDKANFILKKI; translated from the coding sequence ATGAAATTAATAGGAATAACTGGAAATATGGGAACTGGAAAAACTTTATTTTCATCATTTTTAAAAAAAACTGGAATCCCAGTTTATTGTTCAGATGATAGAGGAAAAATTTTAATGAATAATCAAAATGTAATAAAAAAAAATATTATAAGATCTTTTGGCAAAGAATCTTACAAAAAAAATAAATTAAACAATTTTTTTTTATCAAAAAAAGTTTTTAGTAATCCACCAGCATTAAAATTATTATGTTCTATTGTTCATCCTTGGATTAATTTAGATTTTGAAAAATGGAAAAAAAATGTTTCAATAAACAATCCTTTATATATAATCAAAGAATCAGCAATTTTATTTGAAAGTGGTTTTTATAAAAAATGTGATATAATCATAACATTGACTTCATCTTTAAATAAAAAATTAGAAAGAATTATAAATAGAAATAAATTATCTGAAGAAGATATTATCAATCGCTTAAATAATCAAAAAAAATTTCTAAAAAAAGAGAAAATCAAAGAAAGTATTAATAATATTGTTATTAACAACAACTCATCAAAAAATGAACTACAAGATAAAGCAAATTTTATTTTAAAAAAAATATAA
- a CDS encoding 30S ribosomal protein THX → MGKGDKKTRRGKIVNKTYGKTRPNSKNLKKRKKKKK, encoded by the coding sequence ATGGGAAAAGGTGATAAAAAAACTAGAAGGGGGAAAATTGTAAATAAAACATATGGAAAAACACGTCCTAATTCAAAAAATTTAAAAAAAAGAAAAAAGAAAAAAAAATAA
- a CDS encoding zinc metallopeptidase, with amino-acid sequence MLIDIIDNIMDNYYLITGIFLLFNIIINTIIKIRLNHYSKFYVKSNLSGKEIAEKMLMDNGINDVNVHLVNGNLTDHYNPLNKTINLSKNVFFKKNAVSIAIATHECGHAMQHKLGGTLLKLRDNLVPILNFSSRITHLSIIYGLAIFYSSEGKYSIILKIGIILFSLIVIFSLITLPIEFDASKRALNWLKKKNLVNYKEYSQVKSSLNLAAMTYIIAALGDLTNLAYFISVFDDNKK; translated from the coding sequence TTGTTGATTGATATAATAGATAATATTATGGATAATTATTATTTAATTACTGGTATTTTTTTACTATTTAATATCATTATTAATACAATTATTAAAATTAGATTAAATCATTATTCTAAATTTTATGTGAAATCTAATTTATCTGGGAAAGAAATAGCAGAAAAAATGTTAATGGATAATGGAATTAATGACGTTAATGTTCATTTAGTAAATGGTAATTTGACTGATCATTATAATCCATTAAACAAGACAATAAATTTAAGTAAAAATGTTTTTTTTAAAAAAAATGCAGTATCTATTGCCATAGCTACGCATGAATGTGGTCACGCTATGCAACATAAATTAGGTGGAACTTTATTAAAATTAAGAGATAATTTAGTACCTATTTTAAATTTTAGTTCAAGAATTACTCATCTATCTATTATATATGGTTTAGCTATTTTTTATAGTTCTGAAGGAAAATATTCAATTATTCTAAAAATTGGAATAATATTATTTTCATTAATTGTTATTTTTTCATTAATTACATTACCTATAGAATTTGATGCGAGTAAAAGGGCTTTAAATTGGTTAAAGAAAAAAAATTTAGTTAATTATAAAGAATATTCTCAAGTAAAAAGTTCGTTAAATTTAGCTGCTATGACTTATATTATTGCAGCTTTAGGGGATTTGACTAATTTAGCATATTTTATATCAGTTTTTGATGATAACAAGAAATAA
- a CDS encoding NAD(P)/FAD-dependent oxidoreductase — protein MNIPINKNLKRVVIIGAGFSGIQVAKKLRRDKYQVVLIDKNNYHTFQPLLYQVATAGLEPDSIAHSIRNIIKNTKNFFFRLANVDYISTKKQIIYTNVGELFYDYLIIATGSITNYFGNKNIEYYSLPMKSIPEALNLRSLILQNFEYSLLTNNQKKKKRLMTFVIVGGGPTGVELAGALAEMKKYVIPHDYPDLDNKNMDIHLLQASPRLLDGMSKTSAEQAYKNLKELGVTIWLNCLVKDYDGKVVLIEKDKNIETANVIWAAGVKGAIIKGFLKEDIENNRILVNNYLRTIKYKNIFAIGDIAYMKKNKFYPNGHPMTAPPAIQQGNYLVKKFNLLLINNENIDKNYPPFIYKNLGSMATIGRNKAVCDFSFIKLKGFLAWIIWMFVHLVSLVGFRNRVIALTNWIIQYFQYNKSVRLIIRPFCRKKKVL, from the coding sequence ATGAATATTCCAATAAATAAAAATCTAAAAAGAGTAGTAATTATTGGTGCTGGATTTTCTGGGATACAAGTTGCAAAAAAATTAAGAAGAGATAAATATCAAGTAGTACTTATAGATAAAAATAATTATCATACTTTCCAACCACTATTATACCAAGTAGCTACTGCAGGGTTAGAGCCAGATTCCATAGCACATTCTATTAGAAATATAATAAAAAATACAAAAAACTTTTTTTTTAGATTAGCTAATGTTGATTATATCAGCACTAAAAAACAAATAATATATACTAATGTTGGAGAATTATTTTATGACTACTTAATTATTGCAACTGGATCTATTACCAATTATTTTGGAAATAAAAATATTGAATATTATTCATTACCAATGAAATCAATTCCAGAAGCTTTGAATTTAAGAAGTCTTATATTACAAAATTTTGAGTATTCTTTATTAACAAATAATCAAAAAAAAAAAAAAAGACTTATGACATTTGTAATTGTAGGAGGTGGACCAACTGGAGTAGAATTAGCGGGTGCCTTAGCCGAAATGAAAAAATATGTAATTCCTCATGACTATCCAGATTTAGATAATAAAAATATGGATATTCATTTATTACAAGCATCTCCAAGACTTTTAGATGGAATGTCTAAAACATCTGCTGAACAAGCTTATAAAAATTTAAAAGAATTAGGAGTAACTATATGGTTAAATTGTTTAGTAAAAGATTACGATGGAAAAGTAGTATTAATAGAAAAAGATAAAAATATAGAAACTGCTAATGTTATATGGGCTGCTGGAGTTAAAGGAGCAATTATAAAAGGTTTTTTAAAAGAAGATATAGAAAATAATAGGATATTAGTTAATAATTATCTCAGAACTATAAAATATAAAAATATATTTGCTATTGGAGATATTGCTTACATGAAAAAAAATAAATTTTATCCAAATGGACATCCAATGACAGCACCACCTGCTATACAACAAGGAAATTATTTAGTTAAAAAATTTAATTTATTATTAATAAACAATGAAAATATAGATAAAAATTATCCTCCATTCATTTATAAAAATCTAGGATCAATGGCTACCATAGGTAGAAATAAAGCTGTTTGTGATTTTTCGTTTATAAAATTAAAAGGATTTTTAGCATGGATAATTTGGATGTTTGTTCATTTAGTAAGTTTAGTAGGATTTAGAAATAGAGTAATAGCATTAACAAATTGGATTATTCAATATTTTCAATATAACAAAAGTGTTCGATTAATTATCAGACCATTTTGTAGAAAAAAAAAAGTTTTATGA
- a CDS encoding PaaI family thioesterase, translated as MIKNTRKLLMELNRLKNNNFLNILNIKFIFISSDIKFLIAKIPIRSKLLNPFGYLHGGVIVSFAESVGCSLSFLNLKNDEKKFYKFSLFNIEISSNHVQYVKKGFLLAEAEIFHKGKMLHLVKCNIFDEKKNTISFCKMTNLIIKNNILR; from the coding sequence ATGATTAAAAATACAAGAAAATTATTAATGGAATTAAATAGATTAAAAAATAATAATTTTTTAAATATTTTAAACATAAAATTTATTTTTATATCTTCTGATATTAAATTTTTAATAGCCAAAATACCTATCAGGTCTAAATTATTAAATCCTTTTGGATATTTACATGGTGGTGTAATTGTTTCTTTTGCTGAATCAGTAGGATGTTCTTTGTCTTTTTTAAATTTAAAAAACGATGAAAAAAAATTTTATAAATTTAGTCTATTTAATATTGAAATATCATCTAATCATGTTCAATATGTTAAAAAGGGATTTTTATTAGCCGAAGCAGAAATTTTTCATAAGGGAAAAATGTTACATTTAGTAAAATGTAACATTTTTGATGAAAAAAAGAACACAATTAGTTTTTGCAAAATGACTAATTTAATTATAAAAAATAATATATTAAGATGA
- a CDS encoding isopentenyl-diphosphate Delta-isomerase, with amino-acid sequence MKNYNHKHKIDKNLIPLIDKIHNKIIGFDNKEIIHKNGLLHSAVSVFIFDKRKNNLMLQKRSLKKYHSPLLWTNTSCSHPTKYESILEAAHRCLNNEMGFDCHLEYKFFFNYYEKFDNGIIENEIDYVFIGYSEKNPNINYEEVDNWKWISLKELLKDIYIFPHIYTVWLKIILKNYIHKLKIK; translated from the coding sequence ATGAAAAATTATAATCATAAACATAAAATAGATAAAAATTTAATTCCATTAATAGATAAAATCCATAATAAAATTATTGGTTTTGATAACAAAGAAATTATCCATAAAAATGGATTATTACATAGTGCTGTATCTGTATTTATTTTTGATAAAAGAAAAAATAACTTAATGTTACAAAAAAGATCTTTAAAAAAATATCATTCTCCTTTACTTTGGACTAATACATCTTGTAGTCATCCAACCAAATATGAATCTATTTTAGAAGCTGCTCATCGTTGTTTAAATAATGAAATGGGCTTTGATTGTCACTTAGAATATAAATTTTTTTTCAATTACTATGAAAAATTTGATAATGGAATTATTGAAAATGAAATAGATTATGTTTTTATAGGATATTCCGAAAAAAATCCAAATATCAATTATGAAGAAGTAGATAATTGGAAATGGATATCTTTAAAAGAATTGTTAAAAGATATTTATATATTTCCACATATATATACAGTCTGGTTGAAAATTATTCTTAAAAATTATATTCACAAATTAAAAATAAAATGA
- a CDS encoding 6-pyruvoyl trahydropterin synthase family protein: MKIIISKKGYFSSAHRLYNKNWDHNKNLKIFGKCGNLNYHGHNYEYIVSLRGRINKETGLLFNLEKLKNILKKEIEEYFDHKNINLDLKEFRLINPTMENIVIFMWNKIIKKIPSNLELKITLYETKNNFVEYYGEY; this comes from the coding sequence ATGAAAATTATTATAAGTAAAAAAGGTTATTTCAGTTCTGCTCATAGATTATATAATAAAAATTGGGATCACAACAAAAATTTAAAAATATTTGGAAAATGTGGTAATTTAAATTACCATGGTCATAATTATGAATATATTGTAAGTTTAAGAGGTAGAATAAATAAAGAAACAGGATTACTATTTAATTTAGAAAAATTAAAAAATATTCTTAAAAAAGAAATAGAAGAATATTTTGATCATAAAAATATTAATTTAGATTTAAAAGAATTCCGTTTGATTAATCCTACTATGGAAAATATAGTAATTTTTATGTGGAATAAAATTATCAAAAAAATCCCTTCAAATCTAGAATTAAAAATAACTTTATATGAAACAAAAAATAACTTTGTTGAATATTATGGAGAATATTGA